In a single window of the Arthrobacter zhangbolii genome:
- a CDS encoding NAD(P)-dependent oxidoreductase, whose translation MKITIIGGSKGTGAQLADLARTAGHEVTVLSRSGTATDGVTVLTGNATDPAAAARAVSGADAVVVTVGGAKGVSRQRAEVTRTVITAMQEQGVNRLLVQSSLGAGDSGSQLPAPFRLVMKAVLAKALADHNEQEAAVKDSGLAWTIIRPTGLTDKEPAGKWKALETTDAGQLGGSIPRRDLAAFMLHTLTDDSTVGKAFGVSS comes from the coding sequence GTGAAGATCACGATTATCGGCGGGTCAAAGGGCACTGGCGCACAGTTGGCGGACCTCGCCCGCACAGCAGGCCACGAGGTGACTGTCCTCTCCCGAAGCGGGACGGCCACAGACGGCGTGACCGTGCTTACCGGCAATGCCACCGATCCTGCGGCTGCCGCGCGCGCCGTGTCCGGGGCGGACGCCGTCGTCGTCACCGTTGGCGGCGCCAAAGGTGTTTCCCGTCAGCGTGCCGAAGTCACCAGGACTGTCATCACGGCCATGCAGGAACAGGGCGTGAACCGGCTGTTGGTGCAGTCTTCCCTGGGTGCCGGGGACTCGGGTTCCCAGCTGCCCGCGCCGTTCCGGCTGGTAATGAAAGCGGTGCTCGCGAAGGCTCTGGCGGACCACAACGAGCAGGAAGCTGCGGTGAAGGATTCGGGGCTGGCCTGGACCATCATCCGGCCCACCGGGCTGACTGACAAGGAACCCGCCGGTAAGTGGAAGGCACTGGAAACCACCGACGCCGGCCAGCTCGGCGGGTCGATCCCGCGCCGGGACCTCGCTGCGTTCATGCTGCACACCCTTACCGATGACTCCACCGTGGGGAAGGCCTTTGGAGTCAGCAGCTAG
- a CDS encoding TetR/AcrR family transcriptional regulator, whose translation MRADAVQRREAIIGHARHVFAARGGDVALEAVAAASGVGIATLYRNFPSRDDLIRAVIEDMVREILAIVAEARAAAAKDPAEAWKGLLARLMEMELGALTDGLVLQAGAGTDAAGASPLVQIQQPALDALEELLTILKRTNAVRTSITAPGVIVAVATITRPQAPAIRDAAPGVPGELAEAYLLWSSAG comes from the coding sequence ATGCGAGCCGACGCTGTACAGCGAAGAGAAGCGATCATCGGCCATGCGAGACATGTGTTTGCCGCGCGAGGCGGTGACGTTGCCTTGGAAGCAGTGGCCGCTGCCAGCGGCGTTGGTATTGCGACGCTCTACCGGAACTTCCCGTCCCGGGACGACCTGATCCGGGCGGTGATCGAGGATATGGTCCGGGAGATCCTGGCGATCGTTGCCGAGGCCCGCGCCGCTGCCGCAAAGGACCCGGCGGAGGCCTGGAAGGGCTTGCTGGCCAGGTTGATGGAGATGGAACTCGGAGCCCTGACCGATGGTCTTGTCCTGCAGGCCGGTGCAGGAACAGACGCAGCAGGCGCATCGCCGCTCGTGCAGATCCAACAGCCCGCACTCGACGCCTTGGAAGAGCTGCTGACGATTCTGAAGCGCACCAATGCCGTGCGGACGAGCATCACTGCCCCCGGGGTCATTGTGGCGGTGGCCACCATTACCCGCCCGCAGGCGCCGGCCATCCGCGACGCGGCTCCCGGTGTCCCGGGAGAGCTCGCCGAGGCCTACCTTCTCTGGAGCAGCGCCGGATAA
- a CDS encoding MFS transporter has translation MAPSSISRPDIKGRAGGMIAVAAAAAFLATFNETFLNVAFTPIMQDFGVNISTVQWLTTGYLLVAAVFVPVANVLYHRFPTRPLFVAVVAIMVVGSVVGALAPTFEVLLIARLLQAIGTGLLTPIGMNITLAVSPREKLGLNMGIMAAMTTLGPSLAIVLSGAILTVAPWTTLMWVFGGLTLAVLLAGAFVVRNAAELGRPVLDILSFILVAAGLVGILYGVSSAFEGSALYAGIAGIVGLLAMWLFVLRQRRIANPLIDMRPFSNAPFVLGVLMTMLGLVFVFAMNVVIPLFLQGALDMPPLGASLTLAPGILLTVGMGPIAGRMFDRHGGRWSIPLGFLVMAVFVTLVGVAAGHSSVWIFGILYVPAVLATAFVVGPAQTFALSNLDRETSPHGVTIVSTSFQIAGCVGTSLATGIYGAVIAAKAGTGISDTDSLLAGFHGAVAFVVATSLLGILLAFLAYRSVRSRRSTESVQHPASALDTLMKSDVYALSSEQSVLDALRTFAERGISGAPVLNADGTLAGFLSDGDVLRYLSATHPSSTSIYSYAIGAEDDLEQAMSDLANLNVMRLATHDVVTLDAGASLSDAVAALSDARLKKVPVVNGADSRPIGIVSRSAVNRLAIATYLRSRGETAQTEAGTPA, from the coding sequence ATGGCGCCCTCTTCAATTTCCCGTCCCGATATCAAGGGACGCGCAGGTGGAATGATCGCGGTCGCAGCGGCCGCTGCGTTCCTCGCCACCTTCAACGAGACGTTCCTCAACGTAGCCTTCACGCCGATCATGCAGGACTTCGGCGTCAACATCAGTACCGTTCAGTGGCTGACCACGGGTTACCTGCTTGTCGCAGCCGTGTTCGTACCCGTCGCCAACGTTCTGTACCACCGGTTCCCCACCAGACCGCTGTTCGTCGCCGTCGTCGCCATCATGGTTGTCGGATCGGTGGTGGGAGCCCTTGCGCCCACCTTCGAAGTGCTGCTGATTGCCCGCTTGCTGCAGGCCATCGGAACCGGTCTGCTCACCCCCATCGGCATGAACATCACGCTTGCCGTGTCGCCCCGCGAAAAGCTGGGGCTCAACATGGGCATTATGGCGGCGATGACCACCCTCGGCCCGTCGCTGGCCATCGTCCTGTCCGGCGCCATTCTGACCGTCGCTCCCTGGACCACGCTGATGTGGGTATTCGGCGGCCTCACCCTCGCCGTGCTCCTCGCCGGTGCCTTCGTTGTGCGGAACGCCGCTGAGCTGGGCCGGCCGGTTCTCGACATTCTCTCGTTCATTCTTGTTGCTGCCGGTCTGGTCGGGATCCTCTACGGCGTATCCAGCGCCTTCGAGGGATCTGCCCTTTACGCAGGTATCGCCGGCATCGTTGGATTGCTCGCCATGTGGCTGTTCGTCCTCCGTCAGCGCCGCATCGCTAATCCGCTGATCGACATGCGCCCGTTCTCCAACGCACCTTTTGTGCTCGGTGTACTGATGACGATGCTCGGCCTGGTCTTCGTCTTCGCCATGAACGTGGTTATCCCGCTGTTCCTCCAGGGCGCGCTGGACATGCCGCCGCTGGGCGCCTCGCTCACCCTCGCCCCCGGCATCCTCCTCACCGTAGGCATGGGACCGATTGCCGGCCGCATGTTCGACCGGCACGGCGGCCGCTGGTCCATTCCGCTCGGGTTCCTCGTTATGGCGGTCTTCGTCACGCTCGTCGGTGTTGCTGCGGGCCACTCGTCGGTCTGGATCTTCGGCATCCTCTACGTTCCGGCAGTGCTGGCAACGGCATTCGTCGTCGGGCCTGCGCAGACGTTCGCGCTGTCCAACCTCGACCGTGAGACCAGCCCGCACGGCGTCACGATTGTCTCCACCAGCTTCCAGATCGCCGGCTGCGTGGGTACCTCGCTCGCCACCGGTATCTACGGCGCAGTGATTGCGGCGAAAGCCGGTACCGGGATCAGCGACACTGATTCGCTGCTGGCCGGGTTCCACGGCGCCGTCGCCTTCGTGGTCGCCACCTCGCTTCTCGGCATCCTCCTCGCGTTCCTGGCCTACCGTTCGGTGCGCTCACGCCGCAGCACTGAAAGTGTGCAGCACCCGGCTTCCGCCCTGGATACGCTCATGAAGTCCGACGTGTACGCCCTGTCCTCGGAACAGTCCGTCCTCGACGCCCTCCGGACCTTCGCTGAGCGCGGTATCTCGGGAGCACCGGTTCTCAACGCGGACGGCACGCTGGCAGGCTTCCTGTCCGACGGCGACGTCCTGCGCTATCTCTCGGCAACCCACCCGTCCTCGACGTCGATCTACTCCTACGCCATCGGGGCCGAGGACGATTTGGAACAGGCCATGTCCGATCTGGCGAACCTGAACGTCATGCGGCTCGCAACGCACGACGTCGTCACTCTCGACGCCGGCGCATCGCTCAGTGACGCTGTGGCTGCCCTGTCCGACGCGCGGCTCAAGAAGGTTCCGGTGGTCAACGGGGCTGATTCCCGTCCCATCGGCATCGTAAGCCGGTCCGCGGTCAACCGCCTGGCGATCGCAACGTACCTGCGTTCGCGCGGTGAAACTGCGCAGACTGAAGCCGGTACCCCGGCGTAG
- a CDS encoding dihydrofolate reductase family protein — MGRLTFSINVTLDGCIDHRAGIVDDETHAHFTALLDEAGAMLWGRTTYEMMEDYWPLVASGEVKAPPAMRDWALTLENKPKYVVSATRSDFPWNNSHHIEGDLRTAILDLKDRTPDGVLLGSGMLASGLDRLDLVDEYIFLVHPRITGHGPTLYGGLLNSTRSLELISAEPMGNGAISVHYRRAG; from the coding sequence ATGGGCCGGCTCACCTTCAGTATCAACGTCACCCTTGACGGTTGTATCGACCACCGGGCGGGCATTGTCGACGACGAGACACACGCGCACTTCACTGCCCTCCTGGACGAGGCCGGCGCCATGCTCTGGGGCCGCACCACGTACGAAATGATGGAGGACTATTGGCCGCTGGTTGCCAGTGGGGAGGTGAAAGCACCGCCGGCAATGCGGGACTGGGCCCTCACGCTGGAAAACAAACCCAAGTACGTGGTGTCCGCGACGCGCAGCGACTTCCCGTGGAATAACAGCCACCACATCGAAGGGGATCTGCGGACGGCAATACTGGACCTCAAGGACAGGACCCCGGACGGTGTTCTTCTCGGCAGCGGCATGCTGGCGTCCGGTCTGGACCGGCTGGACCTGGTTGATGAGTACATTTTCCTCGTCCACCCCAGAATTACCGGCCACGGTCCCACCCTGTACGGGGGCCTTCTCAACAGCACCCGCAGTCTCGAACTGATCTCCGCTGAACCGATGGGCAATGGTGCCATCTCGGTGCACTACCGGCGGGCTGGCTAA
- a CDS encoding peptide ABC transporter substrate-binding protein codes for MRVTRTSKMLSVAAVAALALSACGGGSDESAEGSGEGDNTAIITANGTEPQNPLMPVNTNEVGGGRIMDLLFEGLVSYDADGNTVNELAESIETEDSQTYTIKVKADQKFTNGDPVTAKSFVDAWNFGAAAKNAQLNSYFFESIEGYDEVSAEGATADTMSGLTVVDDNTFTVKLSQPESDFPQRLGYTAFFPLPAAALEDPAAFGEKPVGNGPYMLDGDDAWQHEVQIDLVANPDYTGTRVPQNGGVTFKFYSSFDAAYADLQSDNLDILDTMPNAALKTFKTDLGEGRYSEKAYAGNQTITIPGYLPEFSGEAGQLRRQAISMAIDREEITSVVFSGSREPAKEFTAPVIEGYSDSIPGEEVLEFNPEKAKELWEQAEKIEPWPADKPFTIGYNADANHKEWVDAVANGLKNNLGINAEGKPYATFKELRADATAKTLAGAIRTGWQADYPSLNNFLGPLYGTGAGSNDGDYSSEEFDNLLSEGLAASTPEEGAEIFNQAQEVLLKDLPVIPLWYQVAQSGWSNNVENVETGWNGVPVYYNVTAK; via the coding sequence ATGCGCGTCACACGCACTTCCAAAATGCTGAGCGTAGCGGCTGTTGCCGCACTCGCGCTGAGCGCCTGCGGTGGAGGATCCGACGAATCGGCCGAAGGCTCCGGTGAAGGCGACAACACCGCAATCATTACTGCCAATGGCACCGAACCGCAGAACCCGCTGATGCCGGTCAACACCAACGAAGTTGGCGGCGGACGCATCATGGACCTTCTCTTCGAGGGCCTGGTCAGCTACGACGCTGACGGCAACACGGTCAACGAGCTGGCCGAGTCCATCGAGACCGAAGATTCCCAGACCTACACCATCAAGGTGAAGGCGGACCAGAAGTTCACCAACGGTGACCCGGTAACCGCCAAGTCCTTTGTGGATGCCTGGAACTTCGGTGCCGCTGCCAAGAACGCCCAGCTGAACTCGTACTTCTTCGAGAGCATCGAAGGCTATGACGAGGTCAGCGCTGAAGGTGCCACGGCAGACACCATGAGCGGCCTGACGGTTGTCGATGACAACACGTTCACCGTCAAGCTGAGCCAGCCGGAGTCTGACTTCCCGCAGCGCCTCGGCTACACGGCCTTCTTCCCGCTGCCTGCTGCAGCCCTCGAGGATCCGGCCGCCTTCGGCGAAAAGCCCGTCGGCAACGGTCCGTACATGCTCGACGGCGACGATGCCTGGCAGCACGAGGTCCAGATTGACCTCGTTGCAAACCCGGATTACACCGGAACCCGTGTCCCGCAGAACGGCGGAGTGACCTTCAAGTTCTACTCCTCCTTCGATGCTGCCTACGCAGACCTGCAGTCGGACAACCTGGACATCCTGGACACCATGCCGAACGCGGCACTGAAGACGTTCAAGACCGATCTGGGTGAGGGCCGCTACTCCGAGAAGGCTTACGCCGGTAACCAGACCATCACCATCCCGGGCTACCTGCCCGAGTTCTCCGGTGAGGCCGGCCAGCTGCGCCGCCAGGCCATCTCCATGGCCATCGACCGGGAAGAGATCACCTCGGTGGTCTTCTCCGGTTCCCGTGAACCGGCCAAGGAATTCACCGCTCCGGTGATCGAGGGCTACAGCGACAGCATCCCCGGTGAAGAGGTGCTGGAGTTCAACCCCGAGAAGGCCAAGGAGCTGTGGGAGCAGGCCGAGAAGATCGAGCCCTGGCCCGCTGACAAGCCCTTCACCATCGGCTACAACGCTGACGCCAACCACAAGGAGTGGGTGGACGCAGTAGCCAACGGCCTGAAGAACAACCTCGGCATCAACGCCGAAGGCAAGCCCTACGCAACGTTCAAGGAACTGCGCGCAGACGCAACTGCCAAGACGCTCGCCGGCGCCATCCGCACCGGCTGGCAGGCAGACTACCCGTCGCTGAACAACTTCCTCGGCCCGCTGTACGGCACCGGGGCGGGCTCCAACGACGGTGACTACTCCAGCGAAGAGTTCGACAACCTCCTGAGCGAAGGCCTCGCGGCTTCCACTCCTGAAGAGGGTGCCGAGATCTTCAACCAGGCACAGGAAGTCCTGCTCAAGGACCTCCCCGTTATCCCGCTGTGGTACCAGGTGGCTCAGTCCGGCTGGAGCAACAACGTGGAGAACGTTGAAACCGGCTGGAACGGCGTCCCGGTCTACTACAACGTCACGGCCAAGTAG
- a CDS encoding ABC transporter permease: MAGYVLRRVLQMIPVFFGATFLVYFLVFSLPGDPIAALFGDKPVNEAVAAQLRSQYNLDQPFIVQYLLYLKNLVTFDLGVDFSGREVSAVLAQAFPVTIRLAILALIFEAVFGIIFGLIAGLKKGKIFDSTVLVVSLIVIAIPVFVLGFLLQFIVGVKLQWTSPTVGGDAGFTDLILPALVLGLASFAYVLRLTRTSVIENMNADYVRTATAKGLSRPRVVTVHILRNSLIPVVTFLGADLGALMGGAIVTEGIFNVPGVGQRLYQSVIRGEGPTIVSIVSVLVFVYVIANLLVDLLYAWLDPRIRYA, translated from the coding sequence ATGGCCGGCTACGTCCTTCGACGTGTACTTCAAATGATCCCCGTATTCTTCGGGGCAACATTCCTTGTCTATTTCCTGGTCTTCTCCCTGCCCGGCGATCCGATTGCCGCCCTGTTCGGTGACAAGCCGGTCAATGAGGCCGTCGCCGCGCAGCTGCGAAGCCAGTACAACCTGGACCAGCCCTTCATCGTGCAGTATCTGCTGTACCTGAAGAACCTGGTGACCTTCGACCTCGGCGTCGACTTCTCCGGACGTGAGGTCTCCGCCGTTTTGGCCCAGGCCTTCCCGGTGACCATCCGCCTCGCCATTCTGGCGCTGATCTTCGAAGCCGTCTTCGGCATTATCTTCGGCCTGATCGCCGGTCTGAAGAAGGGCAAGATCTTCGACAGCACGGTCCTGGTTGTTTCCCTGATCGTCATCGCCATTCCCGTGTTCGTCCTCGGTTTCCTGCTGCAGTTCATCGTGGGCGTCAAGCTCCAATGGACTTCTCCCACCGTCGGCGGCGATGCCGGGTTCACGGACCTGATACTGCCGGCCCTGGTACTGGGCCTGGCATCCTTCGCCTATGTGCTGCGCCTGACGCGCACTTCCGTGATCGAAAACATGAATGCCGACTATGTCCGTACCGCCACCGCCAAGGGCCTGTCACGGCCGCGCGTGGTTACCGTGCACATTCTGCGCAACTCACTGATCCCCGTTGTGACCTTCCTCGGGGCAGACCTGGGTGCGCTCATGGGCGGCGCCATTGTCACCGAAGGCATCTTCAACGTCCCCGGCGTGGGGCAGCGACTTTACCAGTCCGTCATCAGGGGAGAAGGACCCACGATCGTGTCGATCGTGAGTGTCCTCGTCTTCGTCTACGTCATCGCCAACCTTCTCGTAGACCTCCTGTACGCCTGGCTTGATCCGAGGATCCGTTATGCATAA